The following are from one region of the Chloracidobacterium sp. genome:
- the rplD gene encoding 50S ribosomal protein L4, with product MPTVKVRNLKNKEVGEVNLSDAVFGVELNESLIHAAVRNYQANGRQGTSATKTRGNVSGSGRKLWKQKGTGRARIASLRSPLWKGGGNVHGPQPRDWSYKMPKKMRRGALRSALSERLREGNVIIIDEFGFGSPRTKEFLGAIGSLGLVDAKKQPKTLIIDSLDNENLVLSSRNVPKTKVTNSFGLNIYDIIFHEKLLISKSAVEELNALLDPARESGQELLEDVVEEKPKAKRSAKPKAEKKSVPVVDAAEDEMTETKQEAADNE from the coding sequence ATGCCTACCGTGAAGGTTCGCAATTTGAAGAATAAAGAGGTTGGTGAAGTGAATCTCTCAGACGCTGTTTTCGGTGTCGAGCTTAACGAGTCATTGATCCATGCCGCTGTAAGGAACTATCAGGCCAACGGCCGACAGGGAACCTCGGCGACGAAGACCCGCGGCAACGTTTCGGGCTCGGGCCGTAAACTCTGGAAGCAGAAAGGAACGGGCCGTGCTCGTATTGCCTCGCTTCGCTCGCCCCTCTGGAAGGGCGGCGGTAATGTCCACGGTCCGCAGCCGCGGGACTGGTCATACAAGATGCCGAAGAAAATGCGTCGCGGAGCTCTGCGTTCGGCACTTTCTGAGAGACTTCGTGAAGGCAATGTGATAATCATCGACGAGTTTGGTTTCGGTTCACCGCGGACCAAAGAATTTCTCGGTGCGATCGGATCCCTCGGTCTTGTCGACGCCAAGAAACAGCCGAAAACGCTTATCATTGATTCGCTCGATAACGAGAATTTGGTGCTTTCGTCGCGTAACGTTCCGAAAACAAAGGTCACCAACAGCTTTGGTTTGAACATTTACGACATCATTTTCCACGAAAAGCTTTTGATCTCGAAGTCTGCGGTCGAAGAGCTCAACGCGTTGCTCGATCCCGCGCGTGAGAGCGGCCAGGAATTACTAGAGGACGTGGTCGAAGAAAAACCGAAAGCGAAAAGATCTGCTAAGCCGAAAGCCGAAAAGAAGTCGGTGCCGGTTGTCGACGCAGCAGAAGACGAAATGACCGAAACGAAACAGGAGGCGGCTGACAATGAGTAA
- the rplC gene encoding 50S ribosomal protein L3: MISGIIGRKVGMTQLFAEDGTVTPVTVIKAGPCVVVQTKSASGSDGYNAVQLGLVEDQPIRLKNVTKPLRGHFEKTGGGVPPTRVLKEIRLNDEPEAAVGDQVKVDVFADGDKIEVVGKSKGRGFAGTIKRHNFNRGPESHGSMNVRRPGSIGQSAYPSRVIKGTRSSGHMGDERVTVKGLTVAKVDAENNLLMIRGAVPGANGSLVVVKKS; this comes from the coding sequence ATGATAAGTGGAATCATTGGTAGAAAAGTCGGGATGACGCAGCTGTTTGCTGAGGACGGAACGGTTACGCCGGTCACCGTCATCAAGGCTGGCCCTTGTGTTGTTGTGCAGACAAAAAGCGCTAGCGGCAGCGACGGTTACAACGCCGTCCAGCTTGGCCTTGTTGAGGACCAGCCGATCAGGCTCAAAAACGTCACAAAGCCATTGCGCGGGCATTTCGAAAAGACCGGCGGCGGAGTGCCGCCGACCCGCGTGCTCAAAGAGATCAGGCTCAACGACGAACCTGAAGCGGCAGTCGGCGACCAGGTTAAGGTCGACGTTTTCGCAGACGGCGACAAGATCGAGGTAGTCGGCAAATCGAAAGGAAGGGGCTTTGCGGGTACGATCAAACGGCATAATTTCAACCGCGGCCCGGAGTCGCATGGTTCGATGAACGTTCGCCGTCCGGGTTCGATCGGGCAATCTGCGTACCCTTCACGCGTGATCAAGGGTACACGTTCTTCTGGACACATGGGCGATGAGCGTGTGACGGTCAAAGGCCTGACAGTTGCAAAGGTAGATGCCGAAAACAATTTGCTTATGATCCGTGGTGCGGTACCGGGAGCGAACGGAAGTTTGGTTGTTGTAAAGAAAAGTTAG
- the rpsJ gene encoding 30S ribosomal protein S10: MLNEKIRIKLKAYDHRVLDQSTQEIVDTAKRTGARIAGPIPLPTVKNKWTVLRSPHVDKKSREQFEIRTHKRLMDILDPTAETVDALMKLDLPAGVDVEIKAFGKN; encoded by the coding sequence ATGCTAAACGAAAAAATTCGCATCAAGCTGAAAGCGTACGATCATCGCGTGTTGGATCAATCAACACAAGAGATCGTAGACACCGCGAAACGAACTGGAGCGAGGATCGCAGGGCCGATACCGCTTCCGACAGTCAAGAACAAGTGGACCGTTCTTCGATCGCCGCATGTCGATAAAAAGTCGCGTGAACAGTTCGAGATCAGAACACATAAGCGTTTGATGGATATTCTCGACCCAACCGCAGAAACAGTGGATGCTTTGATGAAATTGGATCTTCCGGCCGGTGTCGATGTGGAGATCAAGGCGTTTGGCAAGAACTAA
- the fusA gene encoding elongation factor G has product MANISLDKFRNIGIMAHIDAGKTTTTERVLFYTGVSHKIGEVHEGTATMDWMEQEQERGITITSAATTCFWKRNNVEHRINIIDTPGHVDFTMEVERSLRVLDGAVCVFDGVAGVEPQSETVWRQADKYGVPRICFINKLDRAGASFERSFDSILKRLGANAVALQIPIGLEEHLKGVVDLISMKALIWKDETKGAQYETLEIPADLVDAAKEAREKLVEAVSAIDDDLMVKYLEGEEISEDEIRKALRKGTIELKIVPVVTGSAFKNKGVQTLLDAVVDYLPSPLDIPAVEGTVPRSDAIETREADAKAPFAGLVFKLMADKHLGQLAFVRIYSGTVKSGSYVTNTIKGTKERVGRLMLMHANKREDVETASAGEIVAIGGMKNVTTGDTVSDESKPIILESMEFPDPVVRVAVEPKTRADQDKMGIALNRLAQEDPSFQVSTDHETGQTIIAGMGELHLEIIVDRMRREFSVEANVGKPQVAYRETITMPAPGKEIFKKQSGGRGQFGHVELEIEPAPGEGFVFEDKITGGAIPRQFIKPVSEGIRDAMRRGFLAGYELVDIKASLVFGSYHEVDSDERSFHIAGSLAFQDAVKKAKPILLEPIMKVEVVTPEEYMGAVNGDLNRRRGQIDKMEPRPGNVSVVTAFVPLSEMFGYTTDLRSSTQGRATSSMHFERYAEAPRNVAEEIIAKVKGASS; this is encoded by the coding sequence ATGGCTAACATAAGTTTAGACAAATTTAGAAACATCGGGATCATGGCGCACATCGACGCGGGTAAGACCACGACGACCGAGCGCGTGCTCTTCTATACCGGTGTTTCGCATAAGATCGGCGAGGTTCACGAGGGAACTGCGACGATGGACTGGATGGAACAGGAGCAAGAGCGCGGCATCACCATTACCTCGGCTGCGACGACCTGTTTCTGGAAGCGAAATAACGTAGAACACCGCATCAATATCATAGACACTCCCGGACACGTCGATTTCACGATGGAGGTCGAGCGTTCGCTGCGTGTTCTTGACGGTGCCGTTTGTGTTTTCGACGGCGTCGCTGGTGTCGAACCGCAGTCGGAAACAGTTTGGCGTCAGGCCGACAAGTACGGCGTTCCGCGTATCTGCTTCATCAATAAACTGGATCGTGCCGGGGCTTCCTTTGAACGCTCGTTCGATTCGATCCTAAAGCGGCTCGGGGCAAATGCGGTCGCACTGCAGATCCCGATCGGCCTCGAAGAACACCTCAAAGGCGTTGTCGATCTGATCTCGATGAAAGCCCTTATCTGGAAGGACGAGACCAAGGGAGCACAGTACGAAACGCTGGAAATTCCGGCCGACCTCGTGGATGCTGCGAAAGAGGCCCGCGAAAAGCTGGTCGAAGCGGTTTCGGCGATCGACGACGACCTGATGGTCAAATATCTCGAAGGCGAAGAGATCTCGGAGGACGAGATCCGCAAAGCACTTCGGAAGGGAACGATCGAACTGAAGATAGTGCCGGTCGTTACCGGGTCGGCGTTCAAGAATAAGGGCGTACAGACGCTGCTCGATGCGGTTGTCGATTACCTTCCCAGCCCGCTTGATATCCCGGCGGTCGAAGGAACTGTTCCTCGTTCGGATGCGATCGAGACCCGTGAGGCTGACGCTAAGGCTCCTTTTGCCGGCCTCGTCTTCAAATTAATGGCCGATAAGCACCTCGGACAGCTTGCCTTCGTCAGGATCTATTCAGGAACGGTCAAATCAGGTTCGTATGTCACTAACACGATCAAGGGCACTAAAGAACGTGTCGGCCGATTGATGTTGATGCACGCAAATAAGCGTGAAGACGTCGAGACCGCAAGCGCCGGCGAGATCGTCGCGATCGGCGGAATGAAGAACGTCACGACCGGCGACACCGTTTCGGATGAATCGAAACCGATCATTTTGGAATCGATGGAATTTCCGGATCCGGTCGTTCGCGTTGCAGTAGAGCCGAAGACGCGTGCCGACCAGGACAAGATGGGCATTGCTCTGAACCGGCTTGCTCAGGAAGACCCTTCGTTCCAGGTTTCGACCGACCACGAGACCGGCCAGACCATCATTGCCGGAATGGGCGAACTTCACCTTGAGATCATCGTTGACCGCATGAGACGCGAGTTCAGCGTCGAGGCCAATGTCGGTAAACCCCAGGTTGCATATCGTGAAACGATCACGATGCCTGCACCTGGCAAAGAGATATTCAAGAAGCAGTCGGGCGGCCGCGGTCAGTTTGGCCACGTCGAACTCGAGATCGAGCCGGCTCCCGGCGAAGGCTTCGTGTTCGAGGACAAGATCACGGGCGGAGCCATCCCGCGTCAGTTCATCAAACCGGTCTCTGAAGGCATCAGGGATGCGATGCGTCGCGGATTTCTCGCCGGGTATGAACTGGTAGACATCAAGGCGAGCCTTGTCTTTGGTTCATACCACGAGGTCGATTCGGACGAGCGTTCATTCCATATTGCGGGAAGTCTCGCATTTCAGGACGCGGTCAAGAAGGCAAAGCCGATCCTGCTCGAGCCGATCATGAAGGTCGAGGTTGTGACGCCGGAAGAATATATGGGTGCAGTCAACGGCGACCTCAACCGGCGCCGCGGACAGATCGACAAAATGGAACCGCGTCCAGGCAATGTCTCGGTCGTGACGGCATTTGTGCCGCTTTCGGAGATGTTCGGTTATACGACCGATCTTCGTTCGTCGACGCAGGGACGCGCGACGTCGAGTATGCATTTCGAGCGTTATGCCGAAGCACCGCGAAACGTGGCTGAGGAAATAATCGCAAAGGTCAAAGGGGCCAGCAGCTAA
- the rpsG gene encoding 30S ribosomal protein S7: MARRRTAERREILPDPIYNSQLVTKFINGMMWEGKKSVAEEIFYSAMEKIAEKTGEEPLKVFKKAVDSVAPTLEVKSRRIGGATYQVPLEVSRDRRNTLAIRWIVGNARNRSEKTMRDRLVGELLDSTSGRGGAVKKKDDVHRMAEANKAFAHYRF; this comes from the coding sequence ATGGCAAGACGTAGAACAGCAGAACGACGAGAGATACTGCCCGACCCGATCTACAACAGCCAGTTGGTGACCAAGTTCATCAACGGAATGATGTGGGAAGGCAAGAAATCGGTTGCCGAAGAGATCTTTTACAGCGCTATGGAAAAGATCGCAGAAAAAACGGGCGAAGAGCCGCTTAAGGTCTTTAAGAAGGCCGTTGATTCCGTCGCTCCGACGCTCGAGGTCAAATCACGCCGTATCGGCGGTGCGACCTATCAGGTGCCGCTCGAGGTCAGCCGCGACCGCCGAAACACGCTCGCGATACGCTGGATCGTCGGAAACGCCCGCAACCGCAGCGAGAAAACGATGCGCGACCGCCTGGTAGGCGAACTTCTCGATTCGACGAGCGGACGCGGAGGAGCGGTGAAAAAGAAAGACGACGTTCACCGTATGGCAGAGGCGAACAAGGCGTTCGCACATTACAGATTCTAG
- a CDS encoding 30S ribosomal protein S12 codes for MPTINQLVRKGRQRVKYKTASPALQSNPQKRGVCTRVYTSTPKKPNSALRKVARVRLTNQIEVTTYIPGIGHNLQEHSIVLIRGGRVKDLPGVRYHIIRGTLDASGVANRNQSRSKYGAKRPKGAK; via the coding sequence ATGCCAACTATCAATCAATTAGTTCGCAAAGGGCGACAGAGAGTTAAGTACAAGACGGCGAGCCCGGCTCTGCAGTCAAATCCGCAGAAACGCGGTGTTTGCACCCGCGTTTACACGTCGACTCCGAAAAAGCCGAACTCGGCACTACGAAAGGTCGCCCGTGTCCGCCTGACAAACCAGATCGAGGTCACGACCTATATTCCCGGCATCGGCCACAACCTGCAGGAGCACTCGATCGTGCTCATTCGCGGCGGACGTGTGAAGGATCTTCCGGGTGTGCGTTACCACATCATCCGCGGAACGCTCGATGCTTCAGGCGTCGCTAACCGCAACCAGTCACGTTCGAAATACGGTGCAAAGCGTCCGAAAGGAGCGAAATAG
- a CDS encoding glycine zipper family protein, whose product MRKILSKALFLSLISLVITIGTMAQTQTRAYQVSDRQVQTLLNRIETRTDAFRNEIERSIDYRNNDREDSINRMIANFENATDELKNNFSSRRSTSDDVQEVLNRAVQVNTFMLNNRMSATAESQWNLIRADINTLSGYYRVRSDWNSNQNYPGSQTGSYYVSDAQLRTLLNRLNQRTISFRTSFNNWDRVNRRYQERQESDVSQDVSTFAAAVNNLRQYYSDRNSVNADIGQVLRPSVSINSFLGSNRTNNTITNRWNLVRSDLNTLASYYRLSWDWNNPVFPGSTNPNNQYGDFDSRLTGSWRLNTAQSDNVANTVEQAIVNADYNNSQRDRARVNLERRLRSPETLSFEKRGRQLTMSSANAASVSLEVDGRTRTETSPNGRRVSVNVTATDRELTINYEGDRVNDYYVSFAPVNNGQLRVTRRIYLENQERTVTVTSVYDRISNNPQWNTTAYPTVSDNYRTEGFLIPNNTRMTARLETPLSTKSVNNGDRFSMIVTSPSQYSGAVIEGSVVGERSGVVSGRANLGLNFETIRLRDGRTYGFAGIVDQVREPNGNVVNVNNEGVIRDGNQTTKTVTRAGIGAVLGAIIGAIVDGGSGAAIGAGIGAGAGAGTVILQGRDNLELSSGTEFNLTAMAPTTVSSR is encoded by the coding sequence ATGAGAAAGATTTTAAGTAAAGCATTATTTTTATCACTGATCAGCTTGGTGATCACTATCGGCACAATGGCTCAAACCCAGACACGTGCCTATCAGGTTTCCGATCGTCAGGTCCAGACACTTCTGAATCGGATCGAGACCAGAACCGACGCATTCAGGAACGAGATCGAGCGATCGATCGACTACCGAAACAACGATCGCGAGGATTCGATCAATCGAATGATCGCGAATTTCGAAAATGCGACGGATGAACTCAAAAACAATTTTTCATCTCGCCGTTCAACATCGGACGACGTACAAGAAGTTTTGAACAGAGCCGTTCAGGTAAACACGTTCATGTTGAACAATCGCATGTCCGCGACGGCCGAGAGTCAATGGAATCTGATCCGTGCTGACATCAATACCCTTTCGGGTTACTACAGGGTTCGATCTGATTGGAATTCGAATCAGAACTACCCCGGCAGCCAGACCGGCAGTTATTACGTTTCGGATGCCCAACTTCGAACACTTCTCAACCGTCTGAATCAGAGAACGATCAGTTTTCGTACCAGTTTCAATAACTGGGATCGCGTTAATCGACGGTATCAGGAAAGACAGGAATCGGATGTCTCGCAGGATGTCTCCACATTCGCAGCTGCAGTAAACAATCTGAGACAGTATTACAGCGACCGCAATTCTGTTAACGCGGATATCGGCCAAGTGCTGCGGCCGTCGGTCTCGATCAACAGCTTTCTTGGCTCAAACCGAACGAACAATACCATCACAAACCGGTGGAACCTCGTTCGCAGCGATCTGAATACGCTGGCGAGTTATTATCGCCTCAGCTGGGATTGGAACAATCCGGTATTTCCCGGCTCAACAAACCCAAATAACCAGTATGGCGATTTTGACTCACGGCTAACGGGCAGTTGGCGGTTGAATACGGCTCAGAGCGACAATGTTGCTAACACCGTCGAACAGGCCATAGTCAACGCAGACTACAACAACAGCCAGCGTGACCGGGCTCGTGTGAATCTCGAACGCCGTCTGCGTTCGCCTGAGACTCTGTCGTTCGAGAAACGCGGACGGCAGTTGACAATGTCGTCGGCAAATGCGGCTTCCGTGTCGCTCGAGGTCGACGGCAGGACACGTACTGAAACATCGCCGAACGGACGAAGAGTGAGCGTCAACGTTACGGCGACGGATCGCGAACTGACGATCAACTATGAAGGCGATCGGGTCAACGATTATTATGTGAGTTTTGCTCCCGTCAACAATGGTCAATTGAGGGTAACGCGACGCATCTATTTGGAAAACCAGGAGCGGACCGTGACCGTGACCAGTGTTTACGATCGGATCAGCAACAACCCGCAATGGAATACGACTGCGTATCCGACCGTCTCCGATAATTATCGGACCGAAGGATTCTTGATCCCGAACAACACGCGGATGACGGCCAGGCTCGAAACGCCGCTTTCGACGAAGTCTGTCAATAACGGCGACCGCTTTTCGATGATAGTGACCTCGCCTTCACAGTACTCGGGTGCTGTGATCGAAGGAAGCGTAGTTGGTGAAAGATCGGGCGTTGTTTCGGGCCGTGCGAACCTCGGCCTCAATTTTGAGACGATCAGGCTACGTGACGGAAGGACCTATGGTTTTGCGGGCATCGTAGATCAGGTCCGCGAGCCGAACGGCAATGTCGTTAACGTCAATAACGAAGGCGTGATACGTGACGGTAACCAGACCACAAAGACCGTTACACGTGCGGGCATCGGAGCCGTTCTTGGCGCGATCATCGGTGCGATAGTCGATGGCGGCAGCGGTGCTGCGATCGGTGCCGGTATCGGAGCTGGTGCAGGGGCTGGAACGGTCATACTGCAGGGCAGGGATAACCTCGAACTCTCCTCAGGGACTGAGTTCAACCTTACTGCGATGGCTCCGACAACTGTCAGTTCGCGTTAG
- a CDS encoding YtxH domain-containing protein, which yields MSYLLIGGGIGVAVALLFAPKSGSEFRGDIADATRKGYDLSLEKAVEFKAKSAEALESVKEKVANVYDLASAKLSQEGEMISDLVLGKTGDAAEAGAPKQNDSGNTSKRSGNGQRSSSIV from the coding sequence ATGTCCTATCTATTGATCGGGGGCGGCATCGGCGTTGCTGTCGCACTACTTTTTGCACCAAAATCCGGAAGTGAATTTCGGGGCGATATTGCCGATGCGACCAGAAAAGGCTATGACCTTTCACTCGAAAAAGCAGTTGAATTCAAAGCAAAATCGGCTGAGGCACTGGAGTCTGTTAAGGAAAAGGTGGCGAATGTCTACGATCTTGCATCCGCAAAGTTGAGTCAAGAAGGCGAAATGATCTCGGACCTTGTCTTAGGAAAGACGGGCGATGCGGCGGAAGCTGGCGCACCGAAGCAGAATGACTCGGGCAATACGTCTAAACGATCAGGTAACGGCCAAAGGAGTTCGAGCATAGTTTAA
- a CDS encoding lmo0937 family membrane protein encodes MLWTILIILLVLWALGFGFAGAQVGSLVHVLLVIAAIVLVLQLVRGRRV; translated from the coding sequence ATGCTTTGGACTATATTAATAATTCTACTGGTTTTGTGGGCTTTGGGTTTCGGCTTTGCCGGAGCGCAGGTTGGCAGCCTTGTTCACGTTCTTTTGGTGATCGCAGCTATCGTTTTGGTTCTGCAGCTTGTGAGAGGACGCAGGGTCTAG
- a CDS encoding VWA domain-containing protein: protein MKSFSVLVFVASSFFLTSGQTPSGTPAGPSSQTSARIKNFGSSLQKYEKKRKQTANLNAKNDPLKSIDNKTDDDEVIKIETGLVLHDLLVSDRAGNVVTQLKGSDFLLLEDQVPQSIEVFAASENSRIPRSIVLVIDTSLLQFPFLKMSTDAAKTLVDKLRPDDEMAIVTADLILHSDFTADKTLLKATLNEVEKRGIEYASWYRRGARKDDQGYEHALNIGRGGQFETLLAVLNEMFDDKRKQRVIIFQGDGGHMIWLKPDKNLPYPVSHTTRMNSGMKYSGESAIKKFGFGEIEEAIEVSRVTIYSVIPGIRFFGLPKRERANRARISWAKVNEAFGWKTDYPAEMTRMFEDREENVRTAGQAAMFKVAELSGGNTAVMEKPEDAGRIYADILGVIESRYVIGYYPTDGVPSERRRSVKVEVRGRPDYTVTTRSHYILK from the coding sequence ATGAAGTCTTTCTCGGTTCTGGTTTTCGTTGCGTCATCCTTCTTTTTAACTTCAGGTCAAACGCCGTCCGGCACGCCTGCGGGGCCATCTTCACAGACAAGCGCTAGAATCAAGAATTTCGGCTCAAGCCTTCAGAAATATGAAAAAAAGAGAAAACAGACCGCGAATTTGAATGCAAAGAACGACCCGTTAAAAAGCATCGACAATAAAACCGACGATGATGAAGTTATTAAAATAGAAACCGGGCTTGTCTTGCATGATTTGCTGGTTTCCGATCGTGCGGGGAATGTTGTGACCCAGCTCAAGGGTTCTGATTTTCTTTTGCTGGAAGACCAGGTTCCACAGTCGATCGAAGTGTTCGCCGCTAGCGAAAACTCACGGATTCCGCGTTCTATAGTACTTGTAATCGACACCAGTCTATTGCAGTTTCCATTCCTGAAAATGAGTACGGACGCCGCGAAGACCCTCGTTGATAAACTCAGGCCCGATGACGAGATGGCGATCGTTACGGCCGACTTGATACTCCATTCGGATTTCACAGCCGATAAGACGCTCCTTAAAGCCACCTTGAACGAGGTGGAGAAAAGAGGCATTGAATACGCCTCATGGTATCGGCGCGGAGCTCGAAAAGATGACCAGGGATATGAACACGCGCTTAATATTGGCCGTGGCGGGCAGTTTGAAACGCTGCTTGCAGTCCTGAATGAGATGTTTGACGATAAACGAAAACAGCGTGTCATCATTTTTCAGGGCGACGGAGGTCATATGATCTGGCTAAAACCCGACAAAAACCTTCCTTACCCGGTATCACACACGACAAGAATGAACAGTGGAATGAAATATTCGGGGGAAAGCGCAATTAAGAAGTTCGGTTTTGGGGAGATAGAAGAAGCTATTGAGGTTTCAAGGGTCACGATCTATTCTGTTATTCCAGGAATTCGGTTTTTCGGACTGCCGAAAAGAGAACGAGCGAATCGAGCGAGAATTTCATGGGCGAAGGTTAACGAAGCATTTGGGTGGAAAACCGATTATCCGGCGGAAATGACGCGTATGTTTGAAGACCGAGAAGAAAATGTACGCACTGCCGGCCAAGCTGCAATGTTCAAAGTGGCGGAACTGTCGGGCGGCAATACTGCCGTGATGGAGAAACCGGAAGATGCGGGACGCATCTACGCTGATATTTTGGGTGTTATCGAGAGCCGTTATGTGATCGGATACTACCCGACGGACGGTGTCCCGAGCGAGAGACGACGAAGTGTAAAGGTCGAGGTGCGCGGCCGACCTGATTACACCGTTACAACACGCAGTCATTACATTTTGAAGTAG
- a CDS encoding helix-turn-helix transcriptional regulator, with protein sequence MDRRIFHIVSQLSNGLGRQWAVVKMAEEVRMSVSQFRRLFKDQVGQTPVEFLNQLRLAKAHELLSDPKCFLQIKEIGASVGYVDKSRFTREFKSKYGLTPSEFRDKQAEIEQSKVKVLHK encoded by the coding sequence ATGGACAGGCGGATCTTCCACATCGTTTCGCAGCTTTCCAACGGTCTGGGTCGTCAGTGGGCCGTCGTGAAGATGGCCGAAGAGGTCCGGATGTCTGTGTCACAATTTCGAAGGCTCTTCAAGGATCAAGTCGGACAGACGCCAGTCGAGTTCTTAAATCAGCTTCGATTGGCAAAGGCCCACGAGCTGCTTTCAGACCCAAAGTGCTTCCTCCAGATCAAGGAGATCGGTGCTAGCGTGGGCTATGTCGATAAAAGTCGATTCACCAGAGAATTCAAATCCAAATATGGTCTTACGCCATCTGAATTCCGTGATAAGCAAGCTGAGATCGAGCAGTCAAAGGTGAAAGTTCTACATAAATGA
- a CDS encoding (2Fe-2S)-binding protein: MSNLFTDSLNKFAEADWLAAVDSLSNEIHEVERTAVQVWFRFYPLDLHRFLRSADDAEEAKRGLAMQGDFGLDDKIDTSHSFLYGHRYWPQVKAAIEARAASGDDVKEIADEIRSIAKTAAAAAKTKESLTLAIAAAGLMTMIQVGFEAFKAAPGVGQKPAGIMAGSPDSIAATRKADDSQGIFGFLKTIDKNFSVVYDEYASTGRFRIVNDQEIASASALDRSQDWQSRDARCWEGPVPVECTSASCGTCWVGVLGGAEKLSQPSARERRQMKVFGYNQPESDSPYIRLACQSRTAGNVTIVIPPWNAVFGKKVRGNVDEVELEPATTSAKKLRETISSAASGE; this comes from the coding sequence ATGAGTAACCTATTCACAGATTCGCTTAACAAGTTTGCCGAAGCCGATTGGCTCGCCGCTGTCGATTCTCTTTCGAACGAGATCCACGAAGTAGAAAGGACGGCCGTACAGGTTTGGTTCCGATTCTATCCGCTTGATCTTCATCGCTTTCTTCGATCTGCTGACGACGCAGAGGAAGCCAAACGGGGGCTTGCGATGCAGGGGGACTTTGGCCTCGACGACAAGATCGACACATCGCACAGCTTTCTTTACGGCCACCGCTATTGGCCGCAGGTAAAGGCAGCGATCGAGGCAAGGGCCGCTTCGGGCGACGATGTCAAAGAAATTGCGGACGAGATCCGGAGCATCGCGAAGACCGCTGCGGCTGCGGCGAAAACCAAGGAATCGTTGACGCTTGCGATCGCGGCTGCCGGGTTAATGACGATGATCCAGGTCGGCTTCGAAGCTTTCAAAGCGGCTCCCGGCGTCGGTCAAAAACCAGCCGGCATAATGGCCGGTTCGCCGGACTCGATCGCCGCCACCCGCAAGGCGGACGATTCGCAGGGCATTTTTGGTTTTCTTAAGACCATCGACAAGAATTTCTCGGTCGTCTATGACGAATACGCATCGACCGGACGGTTTAGGATAGTGAACGATCAGGAGATAGCTTCGGCCTCTGCACTCGACCGCTCGCAGGACTGGCAGTCGCGTGATGCCCGCTGTTGGGAAGGCCCCGTGCCGGTCGAATGCACGTCGGCATCGTGCGGCACCTGTTGGGTAGGCGTTCTCGGCGGCGCCGAGAAGCTCTCGCAGCCTTCGGCCCGTGAACGCCGGCAGATGAAGGTCTTCGGCTATAATCAGCCTGAGTCCGACTCACCTTACATTCGCCTTGCGTGCCAGTCGCGGACGGCCGGAAATGTGACGATCGTCATCCCGCCCTGGAACGCGGTCTTCGGCAAAAAGGTCCGCGGCAACGTCGACGAGGTCGAACTCGAACCGGCAACGACCTCGGCCAAAAAGCTCCGCGAAACGATCTCGTCGGCCGCATCCGGTGAGTAG